A genomic segment from Aspergillus puulaauensis MK2 DNA, chromosome 1, nearly complete sequence encodes:
- the MSC2 gene encoding metal cation transporter MSC2 (BUSCO:EOG092621CK;~COG:P;~EggNog:ENOG410PKY0;~InterPro:IPR027469,IPR002524;~PFAM:PF01545;~TransMembrane:14 (i111-131o151-172i193-210o216-235i255-272o278-295i362-379o411-429i480-499o511-529i550-569o581-602i626-651o657-675i);~go_component: GO:0016021 - integral component of membrane [Evidence IEA];~go_function: GO:0008324 - cation transmembrane transporter activity [Evidence IEA];~go_process: GO:0006812 - cation transport [Evidence IEA];~go_process: GO:0055085 - transmembrane transport [Evidence IEA]) has product MLAGNTMSSAEPIPSPPHGHGLGHSRGRGHTRRSTPLSQSISYALPAAQQQPVTDADGLNGHAENSKPGAHHHSHSHTSIHHDHSELPSVGHGHKSLVIQAEATPNQFNEIVAGLMIALPWIALSWFYEHYAQWTRPEPTSTSSVGNLDRVISRTFGLTAATLIVYGGWALARLNLRGEGEYALKKLKLDPSTGTAALSQIFSIALPIYATLQVGGFLVAFALAVAVGSGLPTVFRDHTAPTDDKGRRSFKKLTAALVPTVVVLSFFGMNSLWNRTPFFGYIALLASAFIIRPPFPSAPSPTPEKGNGLGISIPGHLNGSTQSLSHPAQPCLDPAMATLSGLVLGCLTLLSTRTFSFGASDIVYLSAVAGTMATCITYLDLSHVYSPSKIGVAIASGGAALLCSPPAQDDIYIVYIIRALLATTSFFAARFDDKRSRSDDHTHHHHSASESSSATKLILRYSEPYPLLYSILKERDSRRIFYFMTLNFGFMLVQLSYGFATGSLGLLSDSIHMFFDCLALVVGLCASVMSKWPPSTRFPYGYGKVDTLSGFANGIFLMIISVEIIYEAVERLSSGSQMHRLGELLAVSVAGLLVNLVGIMAFDHGHAHGHDHGHDHSHGNENMHGIFLHILADTLGSVAVVISTILVHYSGWSGYDPIASCMIAILIFASAIPLVSSTAKSLLLTLPADVEYNVRDTLSGVSTLRGVVSYTVPKFWLDDSEAKHSGHDHGHSHSHTHDHSHSHHHDHDHDHDQSHAHTHSHGHDHDHDHDHDHAQEKRKSPVLGVIHVIASRSADLDDVRQRTVEFLQEKGMDILVQVEREGEGRCWCGGGVNGNGGGNLKAS; this is encoded by the exons ATGCTGGCGGGGAACACCATGTCCTCTGCGGAACCAATTCCCTCTCCTCCGCATGGACATGGTCTTGGCCACTCTCGAGGTCGCGGCCACACCCGCCGCTCGACGCCGCTCTCCCAGTCGATCTCCTATGCCCTACCcgcagcccagcagcagccagttACAGATGCGGATGGCTTGAACGGTCACGCTGAGAACTCAAAGCCGGGAGCACACCATCATTCGCACTCCCATACTTCCATCCACCACGATCATTCGGAGCTGCCGTCCGTTGGCCACGGCCACAAGAGCCTCGTGATACAAGCGGAGGCTACCCCAAACCAGTT CAATGAGATAGTTGCAGGGCTTATGATTGCGTTACCATGGATCGCCCTATCGTGGTTCTACGAACACTATGCGCAGTGGACGCGACCAGAACCcacctcgacctcgtccGTTGGAAATCTCGATCGCGTTATCTCACGGACATTTGGATTAACCGCCGCAACGCTGATAGTGTACGGAGGTTGGGCTTTGGCCCGTCTGAACCTGCGCGGTGAGGGTGAATACGCGCTAAAGAAGCTCAAATTAGACCCTTCAACGGGGACCGCAGCACTCAGCCAAATATTTTCAATTGCATTGCCGATTTATGCAACTCTTCAAGTGGGCGGGTTTCTCGTCGCATTCGCTTTGGCAGTTGCAGTGGGCTCCGGACTGCCAACAGTTTTTCGCGATCATACTGCGCCTACCGATGATAAAGGGAGGCGAAGTTTCAAGAAGCTCACTGCCGCTCTTGTCCCTACTGTCGTGGTGCTGAGCTTTTTCGGCATGAACTCATTATGGAATCGCACACCGTTTTTTGGATACATCGCCTTACTTGCCTCCGCCTTTATCATTCGGCCTCCTTTCCCATCAGCGCCTAGCCCAACCCCCGAAAAAGGCAATGGACTTGGAATTTCTATCCCCGGGCATCTCAATGGATCAACACAGAGCCTCTctcacccagcccagccatgCCTTGACCCAGCTATGGCTACTCTATCCGGCCTTGTTTTGGGATGTTTGACCCTTCTCAGTACAAGGACTTTCTCTTTCGGTGCTTCTGATATCGTGTACTTATCAGCAGTTGCGGGCACCATGGCCACATGCATAACGTATCTAGACCTTAGTCATGTATATTCCCCTAGCAAAATCGGCGTTGCAATTGCCAGTGGGGGCGCTGCGTTGCTTTGTTCACCACCTGCTCAGGATGACATTTATATTGTTTATATTATTCGGGCTTTGCTAGCTACTACGTCTTTCTTTGCCGCGAGGTTTGACGACAAACGTTCCAGATCTGACGACCATACTCACCATCACCATTCAGCTTCGGAATCTTCATCGGCAACGAAGCTTATCCTCCGTTACAGCGAGCCCTATCCACTATTGTACAGCATCCTCAAGGAGCGCGATTCTCGCCGCATATTTTACTTCATGAC ATTAAACTTTGGCTTCATGCTGGTCCAACTATCCTACGGTTTCGCAACTGGCTCCCTTGGGCTACTTAGCGACAGCATACATATGTTCTTCGATTGCCTTGCTCTTGTTGTTGGACTATGTGCCTCTGTTATGAGCAAGTGGCCTCCGAGCACTAGGTTCCCTTACGGTTATGGTAAGGTAGATACGCTTTCGGGGTTCGCGAACGGAATTTTTCTCAT GATTATCAGCGTCGAGATTATATACGAGGCAGTCGAGAGACTTTCCTCAGGCAGTCAGATGCATCGTCTTGGGGAGCTCCTGGCCGTCAGTGTAGCCGGTCTTCTCGTTAACCTTGTTGGAATTATGGCTTTCGACCACGGGCACGCACATGGCCACGATCATGGACACGACCATTCTCACGGAAATGAGAACATGCACGGGATCTTCCTCCACATTCTAGCGGATACCCTCGGATCCGTTGCGGTTGTTATCTCAACTATCCTAGTTCATTATTCTGGCTGGTCAGGGTATGACCCTATTGCATCTTGTATGATTGCGATCTTGATTTTTGCCTCGGCTATCCCATTGGTGAGTAGCACAGCCAAGAGCTTATTGCTCACTCTGCCGGCTGATGTGGAATACAACGTTCGTGACACCCTGTCTGGCGTCAGTACCCTAAGAGGCGTTGTCAGCTACACCGTTCCCAAATTTTGGTTGGATGACTCGGAGGCAAAACATTCAGGGCATGATCACGGCCACAGTCATAGTCACACTCACGATCATAGCCATAGCCATcatcatgaccatgaccatgaccatgaTCAGTCTCACGCCCACACCCACAGTCACGGCCACGATCATGATcacgaccacgaccacgaccatGCCCAAGAAAAACGCAAGTCACCAGTCCTCGGCGTGATTCATGTCATAGCTTCCCGCTCAGCAGACCTGGATGATGTCAGGCAACGTACGGTTGAATTCCTGCAAGAAAAGGGGATGGATATCCTTGTGCAGGTTGAACGTGAAGGCGAGGGACGCTGTTGGTGCGGCGGAGGAGTCAACGGAAATGGAGGAGGCAATCTCAAGGCTTCCTGA
- the ubc2 gene encoding E2 ubiquitin-conjugating protein RAD6 (COG:K;~EggNog:ENOG410PHPZ;~InterPro:IPR016135,IPR023313,IPR000608;~PFAM:PF00179), translating into MSTSARRRLMRDFKRMQTDPPAGVSASPVADNVMTWNAVIIGPADTPFEDGTFRLVMHFEEQYPNKPPGVKFISQMFHPNVYGTGELCLDILQNRWSPTYDVAAILTSIQSLLNDPNTSSPANVEASNLYKDNRKEYIKRVRETVEKSWDE; encoded by the exons ATGTCGACCTCCGCACGCCGTCGTCTCATGCGTGACTTTAAG CGCATGCAAACCGACCCTCCAGCAGGCGTCTCAGCCTCCCCGGTCGCCGATAATGTGATGACCTG GAACGCCGTTATCATCGGCCCCGCTGATACTCCGTTTGAGGATGGTACATTCCGGCTTGTCATGCATTTTGAAGAACAGTATCCAAACAAGCCCCCAGGCGTCAAATTCATCAGTCAGATGTTCCACCCGAACGTTTATGGCACAGGAGAGCTCTGTCTCGATATCTTACAAAACCGTTGGAGCCCAACTTACGACGTGGCGGCGATTCTCACTAGTATTCAGAG TCTACTCAATGACCCGAATACATCATCGCCGGCAAACGTGGAAGCCTCGAACCTTTACAAAGACAACCGCAAGGAGTACATCAAACGTGTACGTGAGACCGTGGAGAAGAGCTGGGATGAGTAG
- a CDS encoding uncharacterized protein (COG:S;~EggNog:ENOG410PMH8;~InterPro:IPR024764,IPR024761;~PFAM:PF12657,PF12660) encodes MLDPLELQVFPSSYNCVSWSEDGEIAIAAGEYIHILTPKVSTKDKANGTPSHFSSADWHRTRFRTNVFTINEWPIMFPQPRDNFSVGAEQSLSTVVGVTWSPPGLAKYRRSVLAVLTTNMVLSLYALSGTSGKWSRIAVVNQALEHFFRENIENNTLTTRFQSFFRRDAEDKSPRTRKTNIRTFSWTPPLKVPTKNQLYPGPESRWGVPLLAVANDDNDLVFLQVQQPKSQKDSSESLDVEAVSSIHLPDSTDYGRVLQPGSILSSALRTQARMSFLTSGPWIYQPSGSGQDTISATLNVAALQGMRLRVAKLTVGIESRAHDSDGELRYSLTFHAVENNVMPLARMEEFECTGPMHWAHKIGSGRITMTVGAMTGLALLDLPEDVYKGQKPESSDSHVFYYSSLDDSTTDTVILHQERISGMTVAIDPESETPVLHFGSVGGHAAVKALTNTEAPSPAPWNGQVEDIRERFDIDRDLGGLAVARVWGLASIHGLVAVVVTLHPGDMVEYRTNAEERLTVVFSTANGQPVDLESVPFLHESPTGSPEFLRERRDIVLQYILGDHAGTKNTLSPKVLYAAACCAIVQSQKFELVSSAQVVLERLAATSGVDMTGEIAKCSAPGSTIEPRSTDILNAPGGDIFERCEICDAGIVWDSAREAQCATGHVFGRSLQASINGVRLADGATSPVQSDLPGNPRAWNFKVLLQV; translated from the exons ATGCTCGACCCGCTTGAGCTCCAAGTATTTCCGTCTTCGTATAACTGTGTTTCCTGGTcagaggatggagaaattGCAATTGCTGCTGGTGAATATATTCATATTTTA ACGCCAAAAGTATCCACAAAAGACAAAGCAAATGGCACTCCTTCCCATTTCTCAAGTGCCGATTGGCATAGGACACGCTTCCGCACCAATGTCTTCACTATCAATGAGTGGCCGATTATGTTTCCGCAGCCACGAGACAACTTCTCAGTAGGTGCGGAACAATCTCTGAGCACCGTTGTCGGCGTTACTTGGTCACCACCGGGACTTGCCAAGTACAGACGCAGTGTACTAGCAGTCCTGACGACCAACATGGTCTTATCGCTTTATGCGCTTTCGGGAACTTCGGGGAAATGGTCGCGAATTGCAGTAGTCAACCAAGCGTTAGAGCATTTCTTTCGCGAGAACATTGAGAATAACACTCTAACAACACGCTTCCAAAGCTTCTTCCGCAGGGACGCCGAGGACAAGTCTCCAAGAACACGCAAAACCAATATACGTACATTTTCATGGACGCCGCCTCTCAAAGTTCCAACCAAAAACCAGTTGTATCCCGGCCCTGAGAGCCGGTGGGGTGTTCCTCTACTGGCCGTTGCGAATGATGACAATGATTTGGTCTTTTTACAGGTTCAGCAGCCTAAATCCCAGAAAGACTCCTCGGAGTCACTGGATGTGGAGGCGGTATCTAGCATTCATTTACCAGACTCGACAGATTATGGCCGAGTCCTTCAACCTGGCTCAATTTTATCTTCCGCTCTCCGAACCCAAGCTCGGATGTCCTTCTTAACCAGTGGGCCGTGGATTTACCAGCCATCAGGAAGTGGGCAAGACACAATATCTGCAACTCTCAATGTGGCTGCTCTACAGGGAATGAGGCTTCGCGTTGCCAAGTTGACAGTTGGTATCGAATCACGGGCCCATGATTCAGATGGGGAATTACGCTACAGCTTAACCTTCCATGCCGTAGAAAATAATGTAATGCCTCTTGCGCGTATGGAAGAGTTCGAGTGTACTGGACCAATGCATTGGGCGCATAAG ATTGGATCTGGAAGGATTACTATGACAGTTGGCGCCATGACTGGTCTAGCGTTGTTAGACCTACCAGAGGATGTATACAAAGGGCAAAAACCAGAGTCTAGCGATTCGCACGTTTTCTATTACTCATCGCTCGACGATTCTACTACCGATACAGTGATACTGCACCAGGAGAGAATAAGTG GAATGACGGTTGCTATCGACCCGGAATCTGAGACGCCGGTGTTACATTTTGGTTCAGTTGGGGGCCATGCAGCGGTCAAGGCTTTAACTAACACGGAAGCGCCGTCTCCGGCACCGTGGAATGGTCAGGTAGAAGACATCAGGGAACGGTTTGATATCGACCGGGATCTTGGCGGCCTAGCGGTTGCGAGGGTCTGGGGTCTTGCATCAATACACGGGCTGGTTGCAGTTGTTGTAACACTACATCCGGGTGATATGGTTGAGTATCGCACTAACGCAGAAGAACGACTAACAGTCGTGTTTTCCACTGCGAATGGACAGCCAGTAGATCTTGAATCCGTGCCTTTTCTTCATGAAAGCCCGACTGGCTCGCCTGAATTCCTTCGGGAACGCCGGGACATCGTCTTACAGTACATCCTTGGGGACCACGCTGGCACCAAGAATACGCTATCTCCAAAGGTCCTCTATGCAGCAGCTTGCTGTGCAATTGTGCAGTCACAAAAGTTTGAATTAGTTTCGAGCGCCCAGGTGGTTCTTGAGAGACTCGCAGCCACTAGCGGTGTGGACATGACAGGCGAAATTGCGAAATGTTCCGCGCCCGGTAGTACCATTGAGCCAAGATCTACTGACATATTAAATGCACCTGGCGGAGATATTTTCGAGAGGTGTGAAATTTGCGATGCTGGCATTGTCTGGGACTCGGCTCGGGAGGCCCAATGTGCTACAGGCCATGTTTTCGGTAGGTCGCTGCAGGCGTCTATAAATGGAGTCAGGCTCGCTGACGGTGCAACCAGTCCGGTGCAATCTGACCTTCCTGGCAATCCAAGAGCCTGGAATTTCAAAGTTCTGCTCCAAGTGTGA
- a CDS encoding RTA1 domain-containing protein (COG:S;~EggNog:ENOG410PMMY;~InterPro:IPR007568;~PFAM:PF04479;~TransMembrane:7 (o40-60i67-86o98-118i139-163o175-199i219-239o259-283i);~go_component: GO:0016021 - integral component of membrane [Evidence IEA]): MANNGTAIPPPTYDSCFEVGPFCPVEATTYGYYPNFGGNVFFAVWFGLLGVLQLGIGVYYRSWTMMVALAVGGLMELAGYIGRVLMSNNPWNSDAFKLQIVCLILAPTFVAAGVYLTLKHIILALGPEHSRLKPRLFTWIFISCDVGSLILQAVGGGVAAAAGNDQQLLQVGDDIIIAGIAFQVATMAVCGILAAEFFWRIKRSGSGAFSEKSVGRRSIHLILFAEIFAYTTVLIRCIYRLPEMAGGWGNPLMQKEDEFLVLDGMMIAIAVLMLTVFHPGFFLPTLRKGVKAQP, from the exons ATGGCGAACAACGGCACGGCAATCCCTCCGCCCACCTACGACTCTTGTTTTGAAGTTGGTCCCTTCTGTCCTGTTGAGGCGACTACATACGGATATTATCCCAACTTCGGCGGAAATGTCTTCTTCGCGGTCTGGTTCGGTCTTCTCGGCGTCCTTCAACTTGGAATTGGTGTTTACTACCGGTCATGGACGATGATGGTTGCCCTGGCTGTTGGCGGGCTTATGGAACTAGCAGGCTACATTGGGCGGGTGCTAATGAGCAATAACCCTTGGAACTCAGACGCATTCAAGCTCCAGATCGTCTGCCTCATTCTCGCCCCGACCTtcgtcgccgccggcgtcTACCTTACCCTGAAACACATCATCCTCGCGCTCGGCCCCGAACATTCGCGCCTGAAGCCCCGGCTGTTCACCTGGATTTTCATCAGTTGCGACGTCGGATCGCTTATCCTGCAGGCAGTTGGTGGAGGTGTCGCGGCAGCTGCAGGGAACGACCAGCAACTCCTCCAGGTTGGCGACGACATTATCATCGCCGGTATCGCGTTCCAAGTCGCCACGATGGCCGTATGTGgcatcctcgccgccgaGTTCTTCTGGCGGATTAAGCGCAGCGGCTCTGGAGCTTTCAGCGAGAAGTCCGTCGGCCGGAGAAGCATCCACCTTATCCTATTCGCGGAGATTTTCGCCTACACTACCGTGTTGATCCGGTGTATCTATCGTCTCCCCGAAATGGCCGGCGGCTGGGGTAACCCGCTGATGCAAAAGGAAGACGAGTTCTTGGTGCTCGACGGAAT GATGATTGCTATCGCTGTTTTGATGCTTACAGTCTTCCACCCGGGATTCTTCCTTCCCACGTTGAGGAAGGGGGTCAAGGCTCAGCCATGA
- a CDS encoding fatty acyl-CoA reductase (COG:I;~EggNog:ENOG410PV4N;~InterPro:IPR036291,IPR026055,IPR013120;~PFAM:PF07993;~go_function: GO:0080019 - fatty-acyl-CoA reductase (alcohol-forming) activity [Evidence IEA]), with translation MASQEDEVRKKGYATFFQAHTVFLTGSTGSLGGCLLFKLTLQLPTRKIFVLVRKSSELAVKKWRKNMPAQTEALLASGKIHFVIGDITKPDLGMDIPNLKKLRDEVTLVIHTAAKISLDSNIMDALENNCFPALELARLASSFKRIKLFVQLSTAYANSFLPDGYVGERLYPHSDIDCDDEIASIQSSGQSTHTSRFSATYTYSKHLMERLILKHYPTLPLLFVRPTIFAPALRHPYPLYGPDGSHPLNNFADLFLSDRGGKQTWHAAEGYESGANILDEIPVDFVANACLLHAAAKSRGIVQVGSQLYVQRTFDDFLNIVRDHAPAEIREQLPQVTFVQDRSIPQVFLAELVKVASRNWIFDCGRSFWLKQMGGPLSLAACEYDADRLNTARIEDIFKKNMKKMAKL, from the coding sequence ATGGCTTCGCAAGAGGATGAGGTCAGGAAGAAAGGCTACGCAACCTTCTTCCAAGCCCACACTGTGTTCCTAACTGGGAGCACAGGGTCCCTGGGAGGATGTCTGCTGTTCAAGCTGACGTTGCAGCTGCCGACACGGAAGATATTTGTTCTTGTGCGAAAGTCATCGGAGCTGGCAGTGAagaaatggaggaagaacATGCCTGCCCAGACTGAGGCGTTGCTTGCCTCTGGGAAAATTCATTTTGTTATCGGTGACATAACAAAGCCAGACCTAGGGATGGATATTCCGAACCTCAAGAAATTACGAGACGAGGTGACCCTTGTTATCCATACGGCAGCCAAGATCTCCCTTGACTCCAATATCATGGATGCTCTCGAAAACAACTGTTTCCCGGCTCTAGAGCTGGCGCGGCTTGCTTCATCCTTCAAGAGGATCAAGCTCTTTGTTCAGTTGTCCACAGCGTATGCCAATAGTTTCCTTCCAGATGGATATGTTGGAGAGCGCCTATATCCTCACTCTGACATAGACTGCGATGACGAGATCGCATCGATACAATCTTCCGGCCAGTCTACGCATACATCTCGGTTCTCGGCCACGTATACTTATTCTAAACACCTCATGGAGCGCTTGATATTGAAACATTATCCAACCCTTCCCCTGCTATTCGTCCGCCCGACCATTTTTGCGCCCGCGCTCCGTCATCCGTACCCACTGTATGGTCCTGATGGCTCGCATCCTCTTAATAACTTCGCCGACCTTTTTCTTTCAGACCGTGGAGGAAAGCAGACGTGGCATGCGGCCGAGGGATACGAGAGTGGTGCGAATATTTTGGACGAGATCCCCGTCGACTTTGTTGCCAACGCTTGTCTACTACACGCCGCAGCAAAGTCGCGTGGAATTGTACAGGTTGGGTCGCAGTTGTACGTGCAGCGAACGTTTGATGATTTCTTGAATATCGTGCGAGATCATGCTCCAGCAGAAATCCGAGAGCAGCTGCCACAGGTCACCTTCGTGCAAGACAGAAGTATCCCACAAGTGTTTCTTGCAGAGCTGGTGAAAGTTGCAAGCCGGAACTGGATATTCGACTGTGGAAGATCGTTTTGGCTGAAGCAAATGGGTGGTCCCCTGAGTTTGGCAGCGTGCGAATATGATGCGGATCGCTTGAATACGGCGCGGATCGaagacatcttcaagaaaaACATGAAAAAAATGGCAAAGCTTTAG
- a CDS encoding Zn(II)2Cys6 transcription factor (COG:S;~EggNog:ENOG410Q141;~InterPro:IPR036864,IPR021858,IPR001138;~PFAM:PF00172;~go_function: GO:0000981 - DNA-binding transcription factor activity, RNA polymerase II-specific [Evidence IEA];~go_function: GO:0008270 - zinc ion binding [Evidence IEA];~go_process: GO:0006355 - regulation of transcription, DNA-templated [Evidence IEA]): MPPRRSHTKSRNGCGQCKKRRVKCDEQGPPCSNCASRELECSYPNPPVSRSLSTSKSISPPPGYGYNTTPFVADTYRQAPSASQSDCSNAAESRKLELMHKFSTETFQSFCNSSADFYTWQIAVPQKALSHDFLMKGILATASLHIASSMDPSAALTYINTALEYHNQTLTPFRHAIDKINPDNCDAVFAHSIVTTIISIALPQLTTEKDESNGACEKIVLATELLQGVSKILRIYRGWLKMKPFTGGGDFWDRSDIGLDLETNAALRNLSYLTDDIPNADQREMFREAVRLLTQCFTRYANSRDIASILAWLAAADKEFISALRCRDPLALLILMYWGVLLHELHGRLWWAHNSGSSLVLELLAQLQPCRPDWEDIILWPKQRIGLQGPLVHSNGSGMKTPH, from the exons ATGCCACCCCGGAGATCCCATACAAAATCCCGCAATGGTTGCGGCCAGTGCAAGAAGCGACGCGTTAAG TGTGATGAACAAGGCCCGCCATGCTCCAATTGCGCGTCCAGAGAGCTAGAATGCTCCTACCCGAACCCACCGGTATCCCGCAGCCTATCTACTAGCAAATCGATAAGCCCGCCACCAGGATATGGCTATAATACCACTCCATTTGTCGCCGATACATATCGGCAAGCTCCCAGTGCCTCGCAGAGCGATTGCTCAAACGCCGCAGAGTCGCGCAAGTTAGAGTTGATGCACAAGTTTTCTACCGAAACATTTCAAAGCTTCTGTAACTCTTCAGCCGACTTTTACACCTGGCAGATTGCGGTCCCACAAAAGGCGCTCAGTCATGACTTCTTGATGAAAGGCATTCTAGCGACTGCCTCTTTACATATAGCGTCCTCAATGGATCCCTCAGCAGCACTTACTTATATCAATACGGCACTTGAATACCACAACCAGACACTTACCCCCTTCCGCCACGCCATAGACAAAATAAACCCGGATAATTGCGATGCAGTTTTCGCTCACTCGATCGTAACTACGATCATTAGCATAGCCCTTCCCCAGCTGACAACTGAGAAAGATGAAAGCAACGGTGCATGCGAGAAGATAGTTCTTGCTACAGAACTACTTCAGGGCGTAAGCAAGATCCTCAGGATTTATCGTGGatggttgaagatgaagcccTTTACAGGAGGAGGCGATTTCTGGGATCGGTCTGATATAGGCCTAGATCTTGAAACTAACGCAGCATTGAGGAATCTGTCCTATTTGACTGACGACATACCTAATGCAGACCAACGTGAGATGTTCCGAGAAGCGGTGAGACTCCTCACCCAATGTTTCACTAGGTATGCCAACTCCAGGGATATTGCGTCCATACTTGCCTGGCTTGCTGCGGCGGATAAAGAATTTATCTCCGCCTTAAGGTGTCGTGACCCGCTTGCTCTGCTCATTCTTATGTACTGGGGCGTCCTCCTTCATGAACTTCACGGTAGACTATGGTGGGCCCACAATTCAGGCTCATCCCTTGTGCTGGAGTTATTAGCCCAACTACAACCCTGCCGACCGGATTGGGAAGACATAATATTGTGGCCGAAGCAACGAATTGGCCTTCAGGGCCCTTTGGTCCATTCCAATGGCAGTGGCATGAAGACGCCGCATTGA
- the ALG1 gene encoding chitobiosyldiphosphodolichol beta-1,4 mannosyltransferase (BUSCO:EOG09262Z2S;~CAZy:GT33;~COG:G;~EggNog:ENOG410PG9S;~InterPro:IPR026051;~PFAM:PF13692;~TransMembrane:2 (o6-23i111-132o);~go_function: GO:0000030 - mannosyltransferase activity [Evidence IEA]): protein MIELVIEVAFYISTAVTLFILSLPSQYEPKRRGSGDVSTETKTTAQVLVLGDIGRSPRMQYHALSIARGGGQVDIIGYCESEVHPDISADPRISVVPIPPHPPCLQTSNKLLFLVFAPLKVIFQVVSVWWILAYRTKPVRWLLVQNPPSIPTLAVASLACYLRQTRLVIDWHNFGYTILALKLGDRHPLVRVSRWYEIVFCKTATAHFCVTKAMASVLKKEFVLEAPILPLHDRPTSHFKPILDERERQEFLLSLPETAPIRTLIKEGKAKVVVSSTSWTPDEDFSLLLDALCRYSELSSTSSPHLPAILAIITGKGPQREMYMERVSNLQKDGKLNKVTICTAWLSTSDYARLLASASLGVSLHTSSSGVDLPMKVVDMFGSGLPVVGWSKFRAWPELVTEGVNGRGFGGSDELAEQLIDLLGNPNELETLRSGAREASSYRWDDEWNPVAGKLFGLA from the exons ATGATCGAACTCGTGATTGAAGTCGCATTCTATATTTCCACCGCCGTGACCTTGTTTATACTGTCGCTCCCATCACAATACGAGCCGAAGCGCCGTGGTAGTGGCGATGTCTCTACTGAAACGAAGACCACCGCACAGGTCCTTGTGCTCGGTGATATCGGCCGCAGCCCCCGCATGCAATACCATGCGTTAAGCATTGCTCGTGGCGGCGGCCAGGTGGATATCATTGGATACTGTG AATCGGAAGTTCATCCTGATATTTCGGCGGATCCCCGGATCTCCGTGGTCCccattcctcctcatcctccctgTTTACAAACGAGCAAcaagcttcttttcctcgtctttgCACCCTTGAAGGTCATTTTCCAGGTCGTCTCTGTGTGGTGGATTCTAGCATACCGTACAAAACCCGTCAGATGGCTTCTGGTTCAG AACCCACCCTCTATCCCGACTTTGGCGGTTGCGTCCCTCGCCTGTTACCTTCGACAGACTAGGCTGGTTATCGATTGGCATAACTTCGGGTATACCATTCTGGCCTTGAAACTTGGTGACAGACACCCATTGGTCAGAGTGTCCAGGTGGTACGAGATCGTGTTTTGCAAGACCGCCACTGCTCACTTCTGTGTTACCAAAGCCATGGCATCGGTATTGAAGAAGGAATTCGTTCTTGAAGCACCAATTCTGCCATTGCACGATCGGCCGACAAGTCATTTTAAGCCGATCTTAGACGAGCGAGAGCGTCAAGAGTTCCTCCTATCTCTACCCGAAACAGCACCCATACGAACCCTTATAAAAGAAGGGAAGGCCAAAGTCGTTGTCAGTTCAACCTCATGGACACCGGATGAAGACTTTTCGCTTCTCCTTGACGCCCTGTGTCGTTACTCTGAATTGTCCAGTACATCTAGTCCACACTTGCCCGCGATCCTTGCCATTATAACCGGGAAAGGGCCCCAACGTGAGATGTATATGGAACGGGTATCTAACCTACAAAAAGATGGAAAACTCAACAAGGTCACTATCTGTACTGCATGGTTGAGTACAAGCGACTACGCGCGACTGTTGGCATCCGCCTCGCTGGGGGTAAGTCTGCACACCAGTAGCAGCGGAGTGGATTTGCCAATGAAGGTAGTTGATATGTTTGGGTCTGGTTTACCGGTGGTTGGTTGGAGCAAGTTCAGGGCGTGGCCCGAATTGGTTACCGAGGGTGTCAACGGAAGAGGCTTTGGGGGATCCGACGAACTTGCAGAACAGCTAATCGATCTCCTCGGGAATCCGAATGAGCTAGAGACGCTCCGTTCGGGTGCGCGAGAGGCAAGTTCTTACCGCTGGGACGATGAGTGGAATCCAGTAGCTGGGAAGCTATTTGGGCTTGCATAA